One region of Drosophila teissieri strain GT53w chromosome 2L, Prin_Dtei_1.1, whole genome shotgun sequence genomic DNA includes:
- the LOC122620668 gene encoding transcription factor TFIIIB component B'' homolog, with protein MSMRRQRIKAPANLSLIKRKPRKEELPTTKKEDEEEEVVAAVVESPPVASTPAAEMELEADAIAFKMPASSAGQLEEVFHSDIEDNVIQMDLQKTTNGFPMSPSKAQARQRVRPTPVFGQRRNSFVGSPMASDYDGDYQSPATPTRRERYLSGSSSGTPLQQQVHSPMPPSPYKYLPPASPGMGRIRTESTCSTYSEGGSKHRKGDDKSQNQGGQRLNARRDFETRFNKGVPDKSTFKMMDMIFYNPENNPMVPKQSVTTIKDESGSDDSKPSVGQLLEPKGESTSAMLVPQLKLDANGEMIIDEKTLEIETTAEVEARKVLANSSLILMDETTGDNGFYKRHKRTPYWTSDETVRFYRSLQIIGTDFSLMCQMFPTRSRRDLKLKYKKEERTNGQLINKALLYPKAFNIQELKDQLEEEDREREENDRQWREIARALPGNPKKRSRIQQQSKASRALNDGDVVYENENVTSTKLGKQAWAKRRKELETDENDGSAPAKKKPKAKRRSPKVPVPTTTESQSDLAAIKQEKTIKTEQTGSHLPTGGELQAELNGLLMDDPVEYEVDVNKPRDKTMINMDDGTLSYVSDVELTTDTPNRKAETYLINFMEDQDHGHEVITPDDPIPPSTTEPDIEQILAELAEGSLALVSSLDPEHEDRVLNEIYMLDKKTGELCETPLKIPEHIVQCIMNVMQLED; from the exons ATGTCCATGCGGCGACAGCGCATCAAGGCTCCGGCCAACCTGTCGCTTATCAAACGCAAGCCACGCAAGGAGGAGCTCCCAACGACGAaaaaggaggatgaggaggaggaggtggtggcagCAGTGGTTGAGTCCCCGCCCGTTGCATCGACCCCTGCAGCGGAAATGGAACTAGAGGCTGATGCAATCGCCTTCAAGATGCCCGCTAGCTCGGCTGGCCAACTGGAAGAGGTATTCCACTCGGACATCGAGGACAATGTCATTCAGATGGATTTGCAGAAGACCACGAACGGTTTCCCTATGTCGCCGAGCAAGGCTCAAGCCCGACAGCGTGTGCGACCCACCCCGGTATTTGGCCAGCGACGCAACAGTTTTGTAGGCTCACCGATGGCCAGTGATTATGACGGCGACTATCAGtcgccagccacgcccacgcggCGTGAGCGCTACCTTAGCGGTTCTTCGTCGGGAACTCctctgcagcagcaggtgcactCTCCTATGCCTCCATCCCCCTATAAATACCTTCCGCCCGCCAGTCCGGGCATGGGACGCATTCGCACAGAATCAACCTGTTCCACCTATTCTGAGGGAGGCAGCAAGCACAGAAAGGGCGATGATAAGTCTCAAAATCAAGGTGGACAGCGGTTAAATGCCCGGCGAGACTTTGAAACGCGTTTCAATAAGGGTGTGCCCGACAAGTCCACGTTCAAGATGATGGACATGATCTTCTACAATCCGGAGAACAACCCCATGGTGCCCAAACAGTCGGTGACGACCATCAAGGATGAATCTGGTAGCGATGATTCCAAGCCCTCAGTGGGTCAGCTACTGGAGCCGAAGGGAGAGTCCACATCCGCTATGTTAGTGCCTCAGCTAAAGCTTGATGCCAATGGCGAGATGATTATTGATGAAAAAACATTGGAAATCGAAACCACGGCCGAGGTGGAGGCCCGCAAGGTGCTAGCCAACTCATCTTTAATCCTAATGGACGAGACAACAG GTGATAATGGATTCTACAAACGACACAAGCGCACGCCATACTGGACCTCCGATGAGACCGTACGTTTCTATCGTAGCCTGCAGATTATCGGGACGGACTTCTCGCTGATGTGCCAAATGTTTCCAACGCGTTCGCGTCGAGATCTAAAGCTGAAGTACAAAAAAGAAGAGCGGACCAATGGGCAGCTGATTAACAAGGCGCTACTTTATCCAAAGGCCTTCAACATACAGGAGCTTAAGGATCAACTGGAAGAGGAGGATCGCGAACGCGAAGAAAATGATCGTCAGTGGAGGGAAATCGCACGAGCTCTTCCGGGAAACCCTAAAAag CGTTCGAGAATACAGCAGCAAAGCAAGGCATCCCGGGCCCTGAACGATGGCGATGTTGTCTACGAAAACGAGAACGTAACGAGTACAAAGCTCGGTAAACAGGCCTGGGCCAAAAGGCGAAAAGAATTGGAGACTGATGAGAACGACGGGAGTGCGCCTGCCAAAAAGAAGCCCAAGGCTAAGCGACGGTCTCCCAAGGTTCCAGTTCCAACGACAACGGAGAGTCAGTCCGATCTGGCGGCCATTAAGCAGGAAAAAACGATCAAAACCGAACAAACAGGAAGTCATTTACCAACAGGGGGAGAACTGCAGGCTGAGCTCAATGGACTTCTAATGGATGATCCGGTGGAATATGAAGTAGATGTAAACAAGCCACGTGATAAAACTATGATCAATATGGATGATGGTACCCTAAGCTATGTAAGCGACGTCGAGCTCACAACTGACACGCCCAATCGAAAGGCAgaaacatatttaataaacttCATGGAAGACCAAGATCATGGTCATGAAGTTATTACGCCGGATGATCCCATTCCGCCGTCCACTACCGAACCGGATATCGAACAAATTCTCGCCGAGCTCGCGGAAGGATCTTTGGCCCTCGTCTCGTCCTTGGATCCAGAGCACGAGGACCGGGTGCTCAACGAAATCTACATGCTGGACAAGAAGACGGGCGAGTTGTGCGAAACGCCGCTAAAAATACCAGAGCATATTGTTCAATGCATAATGAATGTTATGCAGCTAGAGgactaa
- the LOC122611916 gene encoding stAR-related lipid transfer protein 7, mitochondrial: MLFNRFVLAIKNQSRETLRAWSYQCESIFAQRSRRIQQLFSFYQSVYGTQGLKQLWRAYYRRELQPPLRGMVMSAVGLVGLNIKRLGSDGFDWNKERLALSNFDLCRRDIEFINTLPNNQLCDRCQAKKMKYCYCQLGNQRCKKGQSQPSTSKEAEADADSSISNCLRPLDLDARNAPAGTVRIQAQDDHKWEPYFSKNEFSIWRRQERSSLYSYKVYARFDDITADDFLHVQTDLDYRRQWDDTALRLELISEDPVPGSNSHLIYWEMQWPRLFANRDYVYCRRYIKDDNKKLIFICNRGATHNTYPALSGKVRVTDYWSLMVIKPFRGFHEPGLHFVLTYFDDPGIPIPQNIKSWVTQKQMPEFLTKMYVATKNYACSRAIKIKDMFHGFALINDEYTANEHRGSWLGSLSRRKVNSKPEAGR, encoded by the exons ATGCTGTTCAATCGATTTGTTCTGGCCATCAAGAACCAGTCCCGGGAAACTCTGCGCGCCTGGAGCTACCAATGCGAGTCGATCTTCGCCCAGCGCTCGCGCCGTATTCAGCAGTTGTTCAGTTTCTATCAGTCGGTGTATGGAACCCAGGGTCTGAAGCAGCTATGGCGCGCCTACTACCGCCGGGAGCTGCAGCCCCCGCTACGGGGAATGGTGATGAGTGCAGTGGGTCTGGTCGGGCTTAATATTAAGCGTCTGGGTAGCGATGGCTTCGATTGGAACAAGGAGCGCTTGGCCTTATCCAACTTTGATCTGTGCCGCAGGGATATTGAGTTCATCAACACCCTGCCCAACAATCAGCTGTGCGACCGCTGTCAGGCCAAGAAGATGAAATACTGCTACTGTCAGCTGGGCAACCAACGCTGCAAAAAGGGCCAATCCCAGCCGTCCACCAGCAAAGAGGCGGAGGCTGATGCGGACTCCAGCATTAGCAATTGTCTACGCCCGTTGGATCTTGATGCGCGCAATGCACCGGCCGGAACGGTACGCATTCAGGCCCAGGACGATCACAAATGGGAGCCGTACTTTAGCAAAAACGAGTTTAGCATTTGGCGGCGGCAGGAGCGGTCCTCGTTATACTCATACAAA GTTTATGCTCGATTCGACGACATAACAGCCGACGATTTCCTCCACGTTCAAACTGATTTGGACTACCGCCGCCAATGGGACGACACGGCCCTAAGACTTGAACTCATCAGCGAGGATCCCGTCCCGGGCAGCAACTCGCATCTGATATACTGGGAGATGCAATGGCCACGACTGTTCGCCAACCGCGACTATGTCTATTGTCGCCGCTACATTAAGGACGACAACAAGAAGCTGATATTCATTTGCAACCGTGGAGCCACGCACAACACCTATCCGGCGTTGTCCGGAAAAGTTCGCGTCACTGACTATTGGAGTCTGATGGTCATCAAGCCATTTCGCGGTTTCCATGAGCCAGGCCTTCACTTTGTCCTCACGTACTTTGACGATCCGGGCATACCTATACCGCAGAATATTAAGTCCTGGGttactcaaaaacaaatgcccgAGTTCCTCACCAAGATGTACGTGGCCACCAAAAACTATGCTTGCTCACGGGCCATCAAAATTAAGGACATGTTTCACGGATTCGCGCTTATCAATGACGAATATACAGCTAATGAGCATCGCGGCAGTTGGCTGGGCAGTTTGAGCCGGCGCAAGGTCAATAGTAAACCCGAAGCAGGTCGCTAA